CGGCCATCGTGTGCCGCGCCGGCCGGCCGGACCTGGCCGGCGCGACGCCGCTCGGCACGCTGACCGTGCCGGTGCGCATGATCATCGGCAGCGAAGACCTCCACCTCGGCATGATCCTGCGCGCCTGGGAGCACTTGCGTGCCCCGCGCGACTGGAAACTCGTCGACGGGGCCGGTGAAGACTTTGCCGAACCGGGCGCACTCGAGCGCTTCGCGCTGCTCGCGGCGGAGTGGTTGCGCATGAAGTTGCTGCCGCCCGTTGGCGACGGGGTCGTGCGCTCCGGCCAGCCGGACAAGCCTGCTTCGTCCCATCCCCTATAATTCCGTCCTTACCCGTCTCTGCCGCGGTCTCGCCGCGCCCGTCCGATGTCCCGACCGCTCGACCCCCTGCTGCCCCAGCTCACGGCGCTTTCCCTTCCGAAGCCCGGCATGCGGCTCGACCTGCCCGCGCTCGCCGGCTCGTCCGACGCGCTGGCGATCGCCCAGCTCGCGACGCGCGGCCCCTGCCTGCTGCTCGTGACCGCGAACCCGCTCGACGCCCAGCGCCTGCAGGACGAGATCGCGTGGTTCGCGCCCGGGCTGCGCACGCATCTGCTGCCCGACTGGGAAACACTGCCCTACGACAGCTTCTCGCCGCACCAGGACTTGATCTCGGAACGCCTGTCGACGCTCTATGCGGTGAGCCGCGGCGAAGCCGACGTCGTGCTCGTGCCCGCTTCGACCGCGCTGTACCGCATGGCCCCGCCAGCTTTTCTCGCCGCCTACACGTTCTTCCTCAAGCAGGGCGCGAAGCTCGACGTTGACGGTTTGCGCCACCAGATGGCGGTCGCCGGCTACACGCATGTGACGCAGGTCGTCAGCCCGGGCGAATTCTCGGTGCGCGGCGGCCTGATCGATCTGTTCCCGATGGGCGCACCGCTGCCGTTTCGCATCGACCTCTTCGACGACGAAGTCGAGAGCATCAAGACGTTCGACCCGGACACGCAGCGCACCGTGTACCCGGTGCCGGAGATCCGCATGCTCCCGGCGCGCGAATTCCCGATGGACGACGCGGGCCGCACGCGCTTTCGCAGCCGCTTTCGCGAAGCGTTCGAAGGCGATCCGTCGCGCGTGTCGCTGTACAAGGATGTGTCGAACGGCATCGCCCCGGCCGGCATCGAGTACTACCTGCCGCTGTTCTTCGACGAGACGGCGACGCTGTTCGACTACCTGCCGGCCGACGCCGCAGTCGTGCTGCACCGCGACGTGCCGACGGCGATCGACGAATTCTGGCGCGACACGCGCTCGCGCCACGATTTCCTCAAAGGCGACCGCACCCGCCCGGTGCTGCCGCCCGAAGCGTTGTTCCTCGGCCAGGAAAGCTTCTTCGCCGCGCTAAAGGACCGCCCGCGAATCCAGATCTCAGCCGCCGACGCCGCCGGCGAAGTGGCGCTGCCCGCCACGCCCCTTCCCGATGTTTCCGTCGAACGCAAGGCGACGGACCCGCTGCACCGCCTGAAAGCGCTCCTCGCGGGCGACTGGGCCCGCGATGGCGGCCGCGTCCTCGTGCTCGCCGACGCTCCGGGACGGCGCGAGACGATTTCCGAGTTCTTCGGCGAATACGGCCTCCGGCCCGCAGCCAGCGCGGATTTCGCCGGCTTCCTCGTCTCCGGCGAACCGCTCGCGCTCGGCGTCGGACCACTGGCAAACGGCTTCCTGCTGCCGGGCGCGAAGCTCGCGATCGTCACCGAGTCCGAGCTTTACGCGACAACCGGCCGCACGCGCGTGCGCCGCGACGCGCGCAAGGCCGCGACGATGGAAGGGTGGCTGCGCGACCTGTCCGAACTCAAGCCGGGCGACCCGGTCGTGCACGTGTCGCACGGCATCGGTCGCTACCTCGGCCTGATCCACATGGATCTGGGCGAAGGTCAGACCGAGTTCCTGCATCTCGAATACGCCAACGGCGACAAGCTCTACGTGCCGGTGTCGCAGCTGCACGTCATCACCCGCTACGCCGGCGCGGATCCGGAAGCGGTCGACCTGCACCGCCTCGGCTCCGGCCAGTGGGAAAAAGCGAAGAAGAAAGCCGCGCTGCAGGTGCGCGACACCGCCGCCGAACTCCTCGCGCTGTACGCACAGCGCGCCGCGCGCCCCGGCCACCGCTTCGACTTCAAGCAGCACGACCTCGACGCGTTCGCCGAAGGCTTCGGTTTCGAGACGACGCCCGACCAGCAGGCGGCGATCGACGCGGTCGTCGCCGACATGAGATCCGGCCAGCCGATGGACCGGCTCGTATGCGGCGACGTCGGCTTCGGCAAGACCGAAGTCGCGCTGCGAGCCGCGTTCGTTGCGGTCGCCGACGGCAAGCAGGTGGTCGTGCTGACGCCGACGACGCTGCTCGCCGAACAGCACTACCAGACTTTCTCCGACCGCTTCGCCGACTTTGCGATCCGTATCGCCGAACTGTCGCGCTTCAAGAGCGCGAAGGAGCAGGCCGACGCGCTGAAACAGCTCGCCGAAGGCAAGGTCGACATCATCATCGGCACGCACCGCCTGCTGCAGAAGGATGTCAAGTTCAAGCGCCTCGGCCTCGTCATCATCGACGAGGAACACCGTTTCGGCGTGCGCCAGAAGGAAATGCTGAAAGCATTGCGCAGCGAGATCGACATCCTGACGCTGACCGCGACGCCGATCCCGCGCACGCTCGGCCTCGCGCTCGAAGGCCTGCGCGAGTTCTCGGTGATCGCGACCGCGCCGCAAAAGCGCCTCGCGATCAAGACTTTCGTCCACCGCCACAGCAAGGGAATCATCCGCGAAGCCGTGCTGCGCGAATTCAAGCGCGGCGGACAGGTGTATTTCCTGCACAACGAAGTCGACACGATCGACAACGTGCGCGACGACCTCGCCGACCTGCTGCCCGAAGCGCGCATCGTCATCGGCCACGGCCAGCTGCCGGAACGCGAGCTCGAACGCGTGATGCGCACGTTCACGCAGCAGCGCGCGAACCTCCTGCTGTGCACGACGATCATCGAGACCGGCATCGACATCCCGACCGCCAACACGATCATCATCAACCGCGCCGACCGCTTCGGCCTCGCCCAGCTGCACCAGCTGCGCGGGCGCGTCGGCCGCAGCCACCACCAGGCCTACGCGTATCTGCTGACCGACGCGCACGCGAAGCCGAGCGCGCTCGCGCAGAAGCGCCTCGAAGCGATCACGATGATGGAAGATCTCGGCTCAGGCTTCTATCTCGCGATGCACGACCTCGAGATCCGCGGCGCGGGCGAAGTGCTCGGCGAGAACCAGTCCGGCGAAATCCAGCAGGTCGGCTTCAGCCTGTACACCGAAATGCTCAAGCGCGCCGTGCGCGACCTGCAGGCCGGCAAGGAGCCGGATCTCACGCAGCCGCTCGACGTCGTCTCCGAGATCAACCTGCACACGCCGGCGCTGTTGCCGAACGACTACTGCCCCGACGTGCAGGAACGCCTGACGCTCTACAAGCGCCTCGCGAACTGCGAATCCGACGACGACCTGCGCAATCTCCAGGAAGAACTCATCGACCGCTTCGGCGAGCTGCCACCACAGACCCAGGCGCTGATCGAAACCCACCGCCTGCGCCTGCTCGTCAAACCGTTCGGCGTCGCGAAGCTCGACGCGTCCGACGCGCAGATCAGCGTCCAGTTCGGCTCCGACGCCCCGATCGACCCGGCAAAAGTCATCTTCCTGATCCAGAAAGACCGCAACACCAAGATGTCCGGCCCGGATCGCCTGATCCGCAAGGCAAGCCTGCCGAATCTGAAGCAGCGCGTGCAGGGGGTGAAGGAATTGCTGGAGGCGGTGAAAGCCTGATCGCAGAATCCGCTCGGTATTTGCGGTATTTGCCTGCCCTTTATCTCGCCCGATTGAGCGGATTAACGACCCCGCCCGTACCGCTCCACGTCCACACCCCGGCAAACGCTTCGGCGCCCTCGCCTGCGTCACCCCATCGAGCCACGGCAATTCGACCAGCAACACCTCCCGATACAGAAACAACAGCGCCGACTTCGCCTGATTCTGCGTCGACGCCGCCACCCGCCCTGCCACCGCCAGATGCGTCAGAAAAGTCTCTACCTCCGGAGCCCCATCTTCTGCGGGGGATGCCGCCGGCCGTGAAACAGGATGAATCGCCGTATCCAGTCGACGTAAGCCTGCTCGGTCAGAATGCTGTAGTGCTTGACGCCGATGCGCTCGCGAACGCGGTCCAACAGCCGCCGCTGCGCATGCATTGACGAAGACTTTGTAAGTAATTGTACTGTTAAGCGAAGCTGACTTGATGTAAAGTGCATACATTCACGCCGACGGGTTGTGATCCGTCATTTAGGCGTTCCACTTATAATTAGCTCTTACCAAGGAGGAAGCATGTCCCTTGATTTCTACGACCAGTCTGGCAAGCCCTACGCTTACTCCGACGATGGGCAGACCATCTACACATTCGGAGGTGTGCCCATTGCTTACCTTGATGGCGATTCAACTTACGGCTTTGATGGCAGCCATGTTGGCTACTTCCATAACGGGGCAATCCATGACCCCCGCGGCAATACCTTGTTGTTCACCAATGGCGCCACGGGTGGGCCGATGAAGCCAATGAAACAAATGAAACCAATGAAGGGCATGAAGCAAATGCGACCGATGAAGGGTATGAAGCAAATGAAGCCCATGAAGCCAATGTTTTCTATGGGCTGGTCTCAGCTACCGCCAAAGGCTGTTTTCGGTGCATAGCGAGCTAACCCGCCCCCCAGGAAAACGCGCCGGAAGCGGCGCGCCCCTGAGCTAGCATGTTGGGCCGCACAATAAGGAGCCTTTGCAATGCCTTCATCCGTAACGACTGCACTTCTTGGCGCTCTCGCTACCGTTGTGTTGCATGTTGAAGCACAGGCCGCATCGGCTGAGCCATGCGGATCGGGCAGTACCAAATCGGGACAGATCCTCCGGGTAAACGGCTCAGACGTAGCTCTTCGCTCTGCACCAAATGCAAAAAACGAAAAGCTGATAAACCAGAAGGCTACTCAAATCCTTAAGACTACGAATTATCTGACAATTGACAACACAGTCACCGTGGTCGAGGAATGCACACAAGGCGAATGGTCAAGAGTCCGCGTAAAAGAACCAGATTGGCTGCAAAACTCTCATATCGGCTGGGTACAAAGCAGTTCTCTGCGGAGCCAGCGGAAAGACAGCGGTGGTATTGTCGAATTTACCGAAACTGACTTTGTTTGGGACAAAAAAACATCCCCTCACAAGAAAGCCATTATTGCGGGGGTCAATAAAGTTCATCGAGAAAACTCACGATGCAAAACGATTGATCCGGGGACAGCCTACATTTCATCGAGCAAGGGCAGCCCTTCTGACCCAGTGTTTTATGTCACATGCGGTACTGGCGCAGGCGCCTTTAACGCATTTTACTCAAAATCGGAAGTTGAGAAAGGCGCAACAATGGCAGCCGCAAAGCATATTGACCGCGGTCGCGCCATTGAACTGTGCGAATCGTATGCAAAAACTAAAACAAATCACCCAAGCACCTTCAGCTTTTCGCGCGCTATGGACTTGGCGGTGAACGAGCATCCAAATGGAAGAACAACTGTTAATTCTTCTTTCACGGCAAAAAACAGCTTCAATCTGGAACTGAAGCACAGTATCCGCTGCCTTCTGGATTCGACTGGGTTGATCGAGGCGAATATTTCTGAAGCAAAGTAATGGCCCAACAAATCATTGCAGCGGACCGTCAGAAGCTGCGCTTTTGCCGTCCCCTGAATGCCAACATTCGGCGTGTCAGTAATGGAAGCGGAGCTGAACGATCTGCAAGGCATCATCTTGGACGCGATATACCATGCGATGCTCATCCGTTATTCGGCGTGACCAGAACCCCGTCAGCGCATGCTTTAGGGGCTCAGGCTTGCCTACGCCTGCGAAGGGCTCGCGCTGGGTTTCGCGAATCAGTTTGTTGATCCGCTCGACGATGCGCTTATCTTGCTTTTGCCAATGGAGATAGTCCTCCCATGCCTCGTCAGCAAAAATCAGCCTCACTTGGCCAAGTCCCGTTCGACCCCCTTGCCGGCTTCCAGTTGGGCAATAGCAGACAGCAGGCGCTTGGCGTTAGCTGGCGTGCGCAAGAGATAAGCCGTTTCCTCAAGGGCCTTGTAGTCTTCGAGCGAGAGCATCACAACGGACTGTTCGCCGCTGCGGGTAATGATCAACGCTTCGTGGTCGTCGCAAACACGGTCCATGGTTCTGGCCAGGTTGGCACGGGCGGCGGTATAAGTGATTGCGTCCATGGTAATGCCTCCAATATGTACAGTTTAATGTACATAGATAGCGGTCAGCTGTCCAGCGGCCTCGCCAAGCCGCCCAACCATCCGGGCCGGCGGACAGTCGGCTAGTTGCGCTGTCTGCCTGCCGTTGACCTTCGTCGTTAGGGGCCTGCATGCGACTCTGGTCACTGCATCCAAGGTATCTCGACCCGCAAGGCCTGGTCGCGCTGTGGCGGGAAGCGCTTCTCGCTCGTGCCGTGCTGCGGGGCGAGACGAAGGGCTACCGCAATCATCCGCAGCTCGACCGCTTCCGCCGCCATGCGGCCCCCGTCGCGGCGATCAACACGTATCTCGTCGGGGTGCATGGCGAGACCGTTGCTCGCGGCTATTCGTTTGACGGTAGCAAGATCGGCAGCGCGCAAATGGGCGTGCAGCTTTCAGTCACGGATGGGCAGATCTCGTACGAGTGGCGACACCTGCGGCAGAAGCTGTCCAGGCGCAGTCCCGTGCTCTACGAACATTGGCGCAGTTGCGAGGAGCGGGAATGTCACCCTCTCTTTGTCGTTCGCCAGGGGCGGACGAACCCCGAGAGCGGCTCTCTGAAGACCAACTTTATGCTTTAATCATTACTTTGCAGAGTGAGTCTTGAGCCAATCGCGTAGCGCCGCATTCATGCGTGTCTGCCAGCCGGGCCCGGCGGCACGGAAGGCGGCGAGCACGTCTCGGTCGAAACGAATCGTAGTCGACTCTTTGTCACTTCCAGTGGGCCGCCCACGTTGCTTGCGGTACGCCTCGATTCCGGCCTGCATTTCTTCACGTGTCAGCGGCCGTTCGTCCTCGTTCTTGCCGTCCCAGACATACGGCGTCCCGGCTCGTACTTTCGCCAAATCGGTCTTGCTTTCGCCGGGTTTGCGAGTGGCGGGCATCTCAGTGGTTGCCATTGAAGTCCTCTTCGAGCCAGCCATGGTAAGCGCTCCTTTCCTCTTCACTCGCCGGTCGGAAACTGACAATCCGCAGCGCATCTTCGCGAACCGTATGCACCACCGTCAGCACTGCCAGCACGTCAAACACATACGCGAACGACTGTATCCGCTGTTCGCTGCTTCGCACACTCTCCACATCGAGGCGATAGGGGCTCTCCAGCACCATCACTGCATCGACGAAGTCCAACCCATGCTTGTCGAGGTTGGCTTGCCGCTTGGCTTCATCCCAAAGAATGTGCGTATCCATCGGCTTTATTGTTGTAACAGTAATTGTGGAAGTCAAGAATTTTCGTTACTACGCAAACTGAGGCATAATCCTTCAACCCGCCCGACACTACGCGATAAAGCCGCGCAGCGCCGGTGCCTTCGACGTTCGGCGCTCTCCATGCGACTCTGGTCATTGCATCCCAAGTATCTCGACCCGCAAGGCCTGGTCGCGCTGTGGCGGGAAGCGCTTCTCGCTCGTGCCGTGTTGCGGGGCGAGACGAAGGGCTACCGCAATCATCCGCAGCTCGACCGCTTCCGCAGCCATGCGGAGCCCGTCGCGGCGATCAACACGTATCTCGCCGGGGTCTATTGCGAGGCCGTCGCTCGCGGCTATTCGTTCGACCGTGGCAAGATCGACAGTGCGCAAACGGGCGCGCCGCTGCCCGTCACGGATGGGCAGATCTCTTACGAATGGCGGCACCTGCTGCAGAAGCTGTCCAGGCGCAGTCCCGCGCTCTACGAACATTGGCGCAGTTGCGATGAACCGGAATGTCACCCTATATTTTTCGTTCGTCATGGGCAGATCGAGCCCTGGGAGCGGCAATCGGATTCAGCGGGAACGAGCGCTCGATGAAGCGAGCACCTGACAATCCAGCCGGGTCAGCCCGCAGCCGGCTGCGCTGCCCGCTTGCTCACCTTCGTCGTTGTGCCCGTTCGGGAGATCCCCATGGCCTGGCTCATCACCAAGTACCTGCTCACCGCAACCGTCGTCGTCATTGTTTCGGAGGCGGCGAAGCGCAGTGACAAGCTCGGCGGATTCATCGCCGCCCTTCCCCTGGTCACCTTCCTTGCGCTCATCTGGCTTTACGTCGAGAAGCAACCTCAAGCCAAGATTTCCAACCATGCGTGGTACACGTTCTGGTACGTGCTGCCCACGTTGCCGATGTTCCTCGCGTTCCCGTTGCTGTTGCCGCGCCTCGGGTTCTGGCTGACCATGCTGGCCAGCATCGGCATCACGGTGCTGTGCTTTGGCTTGTTCGCGGTCGTGCTCCGGCCATTCGGCATTCAATTGCTGCCGTAAACGGGCTTGAACCCTTTGTTGCCCCCACCTGTCTTCCGGGCGGCGAACTTAGCCCACGGACCCGCAAGAAAATCGACGAAACAAGGGCAGAATGGACTGGCCTGCCTCAGATGGAGGGTGCCGAGGACGCAAGCTTCAGGCCCAGCGCCACCATTACTGCACCCGCCACCCGATCGATCGACGACTTGAAGCGCAGGTACGTGCGGCGGGGTTTTTCGGCCGAAAGGGTCACCGCAACCAAGGCGTACCAGGCGGTCTCGATGATGAACACCAGTCCTGCGATCACGCTACCCACGGCGAGCCCGGCCCCGTTCGGCAGGAAAGCCGCAAAGATGCTCGCGTACACGATCGCCGCTTTCGGGTTGCTGAGCTGGGTACCGAGGCCGAAAAGGAGCGATCGGGTCACGCTGTCACTGCTCGCCCGCGGTGCCACGGCCTGCACCGGCAGCGTCTGTCGCGACGCGCGCCAGATCATGACGCCGAGGTAAGCCAGATAGATTCCGCCGGCAAGTTTGAAGGCAAGGTACAGAGCCGGCACGGAGAGCAGCAAAGCCTGCAGCCCGACCAGCGCCGCGACCGTGAAAAGGACGCCGCCGATACCCATGCCCACCGCAGCGGCCAGCCCATTGCCCCGACCGGAAGAGACGGCCGTCCGCGCGACCATGACGAAGCTCGGCCCGGGACTTACGGTGCCGATGATCAGGACGCCGACGATTCCGGCAAGTGAGAGGATTTCATTCATCAGTTTTCTCCGTGTCGCGCGGAGGATACCGCAGGAGTCCGTGCGGCGGCCGCAGCCGGCGACTCTCGGCGGGGGCCAAAGCGAAACGTGGACCGGCAGCCGCAGCGGTGACGTCAGCGGCGCAATTCGAACACCAGCGCACGGATCATGCGTTCGGCCTGGGGGAGATAGGAGCGGCCGAAGAGGTTGAGGTGGTTCAGGACGTGATACAGGTTGTAGAGCGTCTTTCTTTGCTCGTAGCCTTCGTTCAGCGGCCACGCAGTGCGGTACGCCGCGTAAAAGGCCGTCGGAAAGCCGCCGAAAAGCTCACTCATCGCGAGATCCGCCTCGCGGTCACCACGATAAACGGCGGGATCGAAAATCACCGGCCTGCCGTCGGCATCGATTGCGGCATTGCCGCTCCACAGGTCGCCGTGCAGCAGGCTCGGCCGCGGGCGGTAATCGAGGAACAACGCGGGCACCCGCTCGAGCAGCTGGTCGGCTTCGCGCCCGAGGGCCCCCGAGTGGCCTCTGGAGCGCGCCAGCTGCAGCTGCGAGGTCAGCCGGCAGCGCACGAAGAATCGCGCCCATCCGTCGTGTTCGACATTGACCTGGGGATTGGTGCCGATGAAGTTGTCGCGTGCCCAGCCGAAGCGCTCGCCGGTATCGCGGTGCAACTTCGCCAAGGCTTCGCCGAAGCGCTGGCCGTCTTCCGCGCTCGCGAGCGGGCGCAGCTGCAGCCATTCGAGGAGCAGGAAAGCTTCGTCGGCGGTCGCGCCCCACGCCAGCACGCGCGGGACCCGAAAAGCGTCGCACGCAGTCAGTGCGGCCAGACCGTCGACTTCCGCCTCGAACATCGGCAGCGCGGCGGCATCGTTCAGCTTGAGAAAATGACGTTGCCCGCCGGCGCAGACCTCGAACGCACGACTGATCGAGCCACTGCTTGTTGAACGGACTTCGGCGCCGGAAAAGTTGATGCCGGTGGCAGCAGCGAGGGCATGCTGAAGTTCGGCACTCAGGTTTTGAGGGTCTTCCACTGCAGGACTCCCCGTTTGTGGACGCAAGGCGCGCTGAAATCGGCCGGCCCAACGGATGCCGAAGGTGAACCGGCCAACCTAATAATCGGCTCGTAACGACGGAACAGGCAAGACAGGGATCGCGGGATGGAGCGGTTGTTGTGGTTGTTGCGTCGGGAAGCGAGGCAGGCTGGCCGCGGCCGGCTGCTTCACAGCGGCGCTCAGCAGATCGAGCGCCTGCCCGATCGCCTCTTCGGGCGGGATGTCCGCGACGAACGAGGCTGTATGTTCGCAGCGCTGTTCGATCGTGTTGACGCCGCACTCCGGGCATGCCAGGCGCCAGGAGAGCAAGGGGCGGTGTCGGGTGCGGCTGGTGGGACCGGCGTTAATGAGATTGCCGCACCAGTAGATGCCGACCGACGCAGTCCCGATGGCACGGGCAAGATGCAGGGGGCCGGAGTCGTTCGCAACGATGAGCGCAGCCTGGGCGAGAACCCCGGTGAGGAGGGAGAGCGTGGAGTCGGGGCCCAGGTCGATGAAGGGGTGGCGCATGTTTTCGGCCAACTCGTCCAGTTGCGGCCGCTCGTCGCCCGTGGCGTTCACAACGATCAGCGCACCCGCATCTCCCAGCGCGTCGCCGACCCTGGCGAAGCGGGCGGCGGGCCAGCGGCGCCGCGGATCGGAAGCGCCGAGGTGAAGCACGGCAACAGTCTTGCCTGCGGGCAGGACGGCACGAGCGGCGGCGAGATCTTCGTCGGTGACGCTCATCCGCGGCTCCCAACCGGCAGCATGCGCACCGGCCAGCGCGACGACCTCGAGATAGCGGAAGACCTCGGGCTGGTAATAGAGATACGGGACTGAAAATTCGACGGGCTCGGCATCGGCGGCGCACAGGCCGAAAGTGTGGCGCGCCCCGAGCCGCTTGACGAAGGGGTTGGACCAGCGGCCCCCACCGTGCAACTGGAATGCCAGGTCGAAGCGTTCTGCGCGCATCGCGTCGAAGAACGAATCGAGCGCCGCCACATCTTCCCGGGCGTCTTCCGCGGCACCGACTCCCCGGGCCGTGGGCAACTCGACGACCCGGTCGATCGCCCCCGGTCGCCCGGTCAGATAGGCGCGGTGCCACGCCTTTCCCAGCAGCACGATCTCGGCGTCGGGAAAAGTCGCACGAAGCGCCTCGAGAGCCGGAAGACAGAAGATGTAGTCGCCGATGCCATTGGCACGAAGCACGGCGATCTTGTGCACCTTGCCGAAGTTCGTCATGGAGTCATCCCTTTTTCCAATGCGTTGTCGATTCTTCTCCTGCCGGCATCACGATGGCGCAACACGCATCGTGTCCGGCAAACGCCCGGCCCGCAGTCGGCCCGGGCCGGAGAACGATCTGCAGACCTCTGGCGCCGCCCGAGCAAACGCCGGGCCGCATGTTCCGCAACACTGGAAAAATTCGCTTCCACGCTTGCCTGGCCACTTCTGGCGCGAGTTCCTTGCGATTCCGGAAGCGCCGAGTAGTATTCCGATTGCACGGGCTGGAATGTGCATCGCTGAGCGAGCTACGCGCGGTCGGAACGGCGTAAGGAGTGGAGAACCATGAACCTGATGCAGTATCCGATGATGCTCTTTTCGACTCATCGCGGCTGGGACGATGTGCAGCGCAGGCACCCGAGCCCGAGCAAGCTGTTCCTGATGCTCGTGCTGCCGTTGTCGATCCTTCCGCCCGCGATGATTTTGCAGGCGGCGTCGGGCGTCGGCGCTCAGGTCTTTCCGGGCGCACCGTTCGGCGCGTGGATGCTGGGCGCGCTGCTGTTCTTCATCGCGGAGCAGATCAGCGTGCCGCTGATGGCCGGAGTGATCCGCAGAGGCTGCATCGCCAAAGGGGCAAGTGGCGATCTCGGCGGCGCATACGCGGTCGCGGGGATCGCCCCGGTGCCGCTGTGGCTTTCATCGCTCGCGCTGCTCGCCGGTGAAATCTGGGTCGTCGTGCTGATCGGGTTCGCAGCGCTTCTCACGTCGGGGGTGCTGGTCCACCACGGCGTCGAACGGCTGCTCGGCGTCGAGGAGGAAGTGAATGCGAGCGACGTCGCGGTCCAGGTCATCAGCCTCGGCGTGCTCGCGTGGGGCGCGCTGCTGCTGATCGCAGCCGCGCCGCTGCTGCTGTCGTAGCGGAATCCGCCCGGATCGGCGCGGGCCGGCGCTTCGCGTCCGGGCAAGCGGCGAACCCCGTCCCATCTTGGGACTGTCGCAAGTTGCTTCCAGGTGTTGGTCCGGTAGCCCAAACGCATATGCTCGACAACCGCTCGCATTGTTGCCAACATCGGACGAAGAAACCCCCAGAATCCAACCCACGCCATTTACGGACACATCGGCCGACCTGTTCCGACACGTCAGCGCGGACAAGGCCGGCATCTACCGCAGCATCATGGCGAG
Above is a genomic segment from Azoarcus sp. PA01 containing:
- the mfd gene encoding transcription-repair coupling factor — its product is MSRPLDPLLPQLTALSLPKPGMRLDLPALAGSSDALAIAQLATRGPCLLLVTANPLDAQRLQDEIAWFAPGLRTHLLPDWETLPYDSFSPHQDLISERLSTLYAVSRGEADVVLVPASTALYRMAPPAFLAAYTFFLKQGAKLDVDGLRHQMAVAGYTHVTQVVSPGEFSVRGGLIDLFPMGAPLPFRIDLFDDEVESIKTFDPDTQRTVYPVPEIRMLPAREFPMDDAGRTRFRSRFREAFEGDPSRVSLYKDVSNGIAPAGIEYYLPLFFDETATLFDYLPADAAVVLHRDVPTAIDEFWRDTRSRHDFLKGDRTRPVLPPEALFLGQESFFAALKDRPRIQISAADAAGEVALPATPLPDVSVERKATDPLHRLKALLAGDWARDGGRVLVLADAPGRRETISEFFGEYGLRPAASADFAGFLVSGEPLALGVGPLANGFLLPGAKLAIVTESELYATTGRTRVRRDARKAATMEGWLRDLSELKPGDPVVHVSHGIGRYLGLIHMDLGEGQTEFLHLEYANGDKLYVPVSQLHVITRYAGADPEAVDLHRLGSGQWEKAKKKAALQVRDTAAELLALYAQRAARPGHRFDFKQHDLDAFAEGFGFETTPDQQAAIDAVVADMRSGQPMDRLVCGDVGFGKTEVALRAAFVAVADGKQVVVLTPTTLLAEQHYQTFSDRFADFAIRIAELSRFKSAKEQADALKQLAEGKVDIIIGTHRLLQKDVKFKRLGLVIIDEEHRFGVRQKEMLKALRSEIDILTLTATPIPRTLGLALEGLREFSVIATAPQKRLAIKTFVHRHSKGIIREAVLREFKRGGQVYFLHNEVDTIDNVRDDLADLLPEARIVIGHGQLPERELERVMRTFTQQRANLLLCTTIIETGIDIPTANTIIINRADRFGLAQLHQLRGRVGRSHHQAYAYLLTDAHAKPSALAQKRLEAITMMEDLGSGFYLAMHDLEIRGAGEVLGENQSGEIQQVGFSLYTEMLKRAVRDLQAGKEPDLTQPLDVVSEINLHTPALLPNDYCPDVQERLTLYKRLANCESDDDLRNLQEELIDRFGELPPQTQALIETHRLRLLVKPFGVAKLDASDAQISVQFGSDAPIDPAKVIFLIQKDRNTKMSGPDRLIRKASLPNLKQRVQGVKELLEAVKA
- a CDS encoding phage integrase N-terminal SAM-like domain-containing protein, whose amino-acid sequence is MHAQRRLLDRVRERIGVKHYSILTEQAYVDWIRRFILFHGRRHPPQKMGLRR
- a CDS encoding SH3 domain-containing protein; this translates as MPSSVTTALLGALATVVLHVEAQAASAEPCGSGSTKSGQILRVNGSDVALRSAPNAKNEKLINQKATQILKTTNYLTIDNTVTVVEECTQGEWSRVRVKEPDWLQNSHIGWVQSSSLRSQRKDSGGIVEFTETDFVWDKKTSPHKKAIIAGVNKVHRENSRCKTIDPGTAYISSSKGSPSDPVFYVTCGTGAGAFNAFYSKSEVEKGATMAAAKHIDRGRAIELCESYAKTKTNHPSTFSFSRAMDLAVNEHPNGRTTVNSSFTAKNSFNLELKHSIRCLLDSTGLIEANISEAK
- a CDS encoding Txe/YoeB family addiction module toxin, whose protein sequence is MRLIFADEAWEDYLHWQKQDKRIVERINKLIRETQREPFAGVGKPEPLKHALTGFWSRRITDEHRMVYRVQDDALQIVQLRFHY
- a CDS encoding type II toxin-antitoxin system prevent-host-death family antitoxin, which encodes MDAITYTAARANLARTMDRVCDDHEALIITRSGEQSVVMLSLEDYKALEETAYLLRTPANAKRLLSAIAQLEAGKGVERDLAK
- a CDS encoding pyrimidine dimer DNA glycosylase/endonuclease V; protein product: MRLWSLHPRYLDPQGLVALWREALLARAVLRGETKGYRNHPQLDRFRRHAAPVAAINTYLVGVHGETVARGYSFDGSKIGSAQMGVQLSVTDGQISYEWRHLRQKLSRRSPVLYEHWRSCEERECHPLFVVRQGRTNPESGSLKTNFML
- a CDS encoding BrnA antitoxin family protein → MATTEMPATRKPGESKTDLAKVRAGTPYVWDGKNEDERPLTREEMQAGIEAYRKQRGRPTGSDKESTTIRFDRDVLAAFRAAGPGWQTRMNAALRDWLKTHSAK
- a CDS encoding BrnT family toxin, whose translation is MDTHILWDEAKRQANLDKHGLDFVDAVMVLESPYRLDVESVRSSEQRIQSFAYVFDVLAVLTVVHTVREDALRIVSFRPASEEERSAYHGWLEEDFNGNH
- a CDS encoding pyrimidine dimer DNA glycosylase/endonuclease V codes for the protein MRLWSLHPKYLDPQGLVALWREALLARAVLRGETKGYRNHPQLDRFRSHAEPVAAINTYLAGVYCEAVARGYSFDRGKIDSAQTGAPLPVTDGQISYEWRHLLQKLSRRSPALYEHWRSCDEPECHPIFFVRHGQIEPWERQSDSAGTSAR
- a CDS encoding DUF3147 family protein, which codes for MAWLITKYLLTATVVVIVSEAAKRSDKLGGFIAALPLVTFLALIWLYVEKQPQAKISNHAWYTFWYVLPTLPMFLAFPLLLPRLGFWLTMLASIGITVLCFGLFAVVLRPFGIQLLP
- a CDS encoding LysE family transporter, with protein sequence MNEILSLAGIVGVLIIGTVSPGPSFVMVARTAVSSGRGNGLAAAVGMGIGGVLFTVAALVGLQALLLSVPALYLAFKLAGGIYLAYLGVMIWRASRQTLPVQAVAPRASSDSVTRSLLFGLGTQLSNPKAAIVYASIFAAFLPNGAGLAVGSVIAGLVFIIETAWYALVAVTLSAEKPRRTYLRFKSSIDRVAGAVMVALGLKLASSAPSI